The Methylocystis bryophila genome contains the following window.
TATTTATGTCGCCAATGTGCAGGGGCGCGTCTTCATGGAACAACTCGACGATCCCTTTGCGGCGATTGATCGCGAGCTCAAACGGATCGGCGACGCGCACGAGGCGGATGCGATCCTGATCGACATGCATGCCGAGACGACGGCCGAGAAGATGGCGCTCGCGCATTTTGTCGACGGGCGCGCCTCGCTCGTCGCGGGGTCGCATACCCATGCGCCGACCGCTGACGCCCAGATCCTCGTCAAGGGCACGGGCTATATCTCGGACGCGGGGATGTGCGGCGATTATGATTCGGTGATTGGCATGCGCAAGGAGGAGCCTATTCGTCGCTTCCTGGAGAAGACGCCGGGCGCTCGCTATGAGCCGGCGACAGGGGAGGGGACGCTTTGCGGTGTCGGTGTCGACGTCGAGCGCGGGACAGGGCTGGCGGTCCGCATCGCGCCGCTTCGGCTCGGCGGGAGGCTTTCTCAGTGTTGGCCGGAATTTTGGGGAGCGCCCTGACGGCAAGGAAGAGGAACCGACGGTTTCGAAAGGACTAAAAAACTTGCGCTTCTGAAATGAGGGTCGCGCCGGGGCGAAAGCCCCGGACGCGACAAGCAAGGTGTGATCAGTTGATCATGCGCGCGGTCGAGCCGACGCCCGCGCCAGTAACGCCTTCGCGGTTGCCCGTCCCGTTGGTGCCTTCCGGCGAAATCCAATCCGGAACCCACGTCAGAGCAACGACGACGAAAATCACGATCCCCGCGAGATAAGCGAGGATTTTGCCGAGCTCGCTCGCGCTGTGGACGTTTGCCATTTGATTCCCCCTGTTGTTTGTTTTGAGCATGGCGTGCTTTCCGCACCGCTGGTGAGCGTAGCTTTTTTTTTGGGCGTTGGCAATGCGGCATAGCGCGCATTTTTGTGCAGCTAAAAATGATAGTGAATGCAGTAAGTTACGGTGTGCGTGGCGCGCGCTTTGAAAGTCTCAGCGACAGTTGCAAGCGCGCAGAGGGATGGGCCGCGAGTCGTCAATTCGCCGGCGTTGGGATCACGATTGTCTTGACCTTGCGCTCCTGGCCATCGAGGGCGAGCGGCTCGAATTCGGTGCGGGCGGCGGGCGCGCCGCGGGCGGAAGCCGGGCAATTGCCGGTGGCGTCGAGAAGCGCGGAGCTCTGAGGCTGAGCGCCGACGACATAGCCCGCGAGGAAGAGCAACAGCCCGGCGGCGATCCCCGCTAGGCCTAAGGCTTCTGGGCTATGCACGGCGACTTGTGCTAGGCGCATGGTTCATCCTTCCCTGCGGCGCTTCCGCCGCCCGCTCATTTCACGCGCGGCCCTTATCATTTCAATCGCGCCGGGTCTCCAGAGCGCCACCGCGGACTTAGCGGAAGCCCCGGATTTTGCAGTTTCTTAGCGCGACGACGCGTCATCGTCGAGACCGGCCTCGAGCGAAGCGATCACGTTTTTCAATGAGCGCGGCGGATTGCGCGCGCCTTGACCCCGGCGCCGGGGTCGCTTAGTCTTCCGGAAGGCTTCGCTCGCCGGGGGTCCAGAGCATGGGTAGAACTCTCCTCGTATCCGCAGCGCCGAGGGACCGGGTTTAAAAGCCCGCCGTCCTCGTCGGCGCTTGACCAAGGCCCCCCGCGGGCCTTTTTTGTTGCCCAAATCGACGCGCCGCGCGCGAAAACACAAGCCAAGGAAAGCTCAGGAACGATGTCCAAGGAGATGACCGGCGCCGAGATGGTCGTCGAGGCCCTCAAGGACCATGGGGTCGACACGCTGTTCGGCTATCCGGGCGGCGCCGTGCTGCCGATCTACGACGTGCTGTTCCAGCAAGAGACCGTGCGCCACATTTTGGTGCGTCATGAGCAGGGCGCCGCGCATGCGGCGGAGGGTTACGCGCGCTCTTCGGGCAAGGTCGGCGTCCTTCTGGTGACCTCGGGCCCCGGCGCGACGAATACCGTGACGGGCCTGACCGACGCGCTCATGGACAGCATTCCGGTCGTCTGCATCACGGGCCAGGTGCCGACGCATCTCATCGGATCGGACGCTTTCCAGGAATGCGACACAGTCGGCATCACCCGTCATTGCACGAAGCATAATTACCTCGTGCGTAGCGTCGACGACCTCTGCCGAGTGCTGCACGAGGCCTTCTACGTCGCCTCGAGCGGGCGTCCAGGGCCGGTGGTCATCGACATTCCCAAGGACGTGCAGTTCGCCCGGGGTCGCTATTCGCCGCCGCACAATGTCCACCACAAGACCTATCAGCCGCAGCTCGACGCCGACATGGCGCTCATCCGCGAGGCGGTCGCGATGATGGCCGCGGCAAAACGCCCGGTCTTCTATACCGGCGGCGGCGTGATCAACTCAGGCCCGGCGGCCTCGACGCTGCTGCGCGAGCTGGTCCGGCTCACGGGTTTTCCGATCACCTCCACCCTGATGGGCCTTGGCGCTTATCCCGCCTCGGGCGAGCACTGGCTCGGGATGCTCGGGATGCACGGGACCTTCGAGGCGAACAACGCCATGCATGATTGCGATCTGATGATCGCGATCGGCGCGCGCTTCGACGACCGCATCACCGGCCGGCTCGACGCCTTTTCGCCGGGATCCAAGAAGATACACGTCGACATCGATCGCTCCTCGATCAACAAAAACGTCAAGGTCGACCTCGCCATCGTCGGCGACTGCGGCCACGTGCTCGAGGCCATGGTGCGTCTGTGGCGTTCCGAAGCGATGCATGCGGAGCAGCCGCCGCTCGAAGAGTGGCGCAATCAGATCGACGTCTGGCGCGCTAAGAAATCGCTCGCCTTCCGCAGCTCGACGACGACGATCAAGCCGCAATATGCGGTGCAACGACTGTATGAGCTGACCAAGGGCCGAGACGCCTATGTGACGACCGAGGTCGGCCAGCATCAGATGTGGGCCGCGCAGCATTATCATTTCGAGGAGCCGAACCGCTGGATGACCTCTGGCGGGCTCGGCACGATGGGCTACGGCCTGCCGGCGGCGATCGGCGTCCAGCTCGCGCATCCTAAGTCGCTCGTCATCGACATCGCCGGCGAGGCTTCGATCCTGATGTGCATTCAGGAGCTGTCGACGGCGATCCAATACCGGCTGCCGGTGAAAGTGTTCATACTGAACAACGAATATATGGGCATGGTGCGCCAGTGGCAGGAGCTGTTGCATGGCGGGCGCTACTCGCACAGCTACTCGGAGGCTCTGCCCGATTTCGTCAAGCTCGCCGAAGCCTTCGGCGCGAAGGGCATCCGCTGCTACGAGCCCAAGGATCTCGACGCGGCGATTTTGGAGATGATCGACCATGACGGGCCGGTCCTCTTCGATTGCGTCGTCGAAAAGTCCGAGAACTGCTTTCCGATGATTCCTTCCGGGAAGGCGCATAACGACATGCTGCTCGCCGATCTTTCCGATGACGCCGGCGTGGATCTCGGCGCGATCATCGACGAGAGAGGGAAGATGCTTGTCTAACCTCGTCAGCGGCGCCGATCGAGGGTTGGAGACGGAGGCGTTCGCGGCGGAATGGATCGCCGCATTCAACGCCCTAGACCTCGAGCGCGTTTTGTCTCACTACGCCGAGGACATCGTCCTCGTCTCGCCTGTCGCGATCGAGCGGCTCGGCCGCGACGACGGAGAGGTGCGGGGGAAGACCGCGCTGCGCGCATATTTTGCGACGGGCGTCTATCCGGGGTCGCCGCTGAAATTCTCGCTGCGCAATTGTTATCGCGGCGTCGCGAGCGTCGTGCTCGAATACGACCGCCACGATGGGCGTCGCGGGGCGGAGTTTATGGAATTGGACGAAGATGGGCTTATAAAGCGCGTCGTCGCCCATTACGTCAGTACCGGCTCGAAGGACCGATAGCATGAACGCCCCCGCTTCTCCGCCATCTCCTTACTCTGCCGCGACCAAGCTCTCGAACGTCGAGGCGCACACGCTCTCCGTCCTCGTTGACAACGAGCCGGGGGTGCTCGCCCGCGTCGTTGGGCTGTTCTCGGGTCGCGCCTACAATATCGATAGCTTGACGGTCGCAGAGGTGGCGCATGCGGAGCATCTCTCCCGCATCACCATCCGGACCCTCGGCGCGCCTGAGACGATCGAGCAAATCCGCCATCAGCTCGAGCGCCTCGTGCCGGTGCGCAAGGTCACCGATCTGACCCTCGGCGGCCGTTCGCTCGAACGTGAGCTCTCTATGGTCAAGGTCAAGGGCAGGGGAGACGATCGGACTGACGCGCTCCAGCTTGCCGAGGCGTTTCGCGCCAGGGTTGTGGACGCAACGACCGAAAGCTTCATATTTGAGCTGACGGGAAAGCCGGAAAAGATCGACGAGTTTGTCGATTTGATGCGGCCCATTGGGCTCGTCGAGGTCTCGCGGACGGGAGTCGCGGCCATCTCGCGTGGGCCCGACCCCATTTGAGCGACCGTCGGCCCGGGTCGCGAGCGGCCTAACCCCACCCTCGGTTTAGGATTTATTGTGCAACGCAAAAAATTTCTTGCTGCATTGCAAAATATGAGATAGGAAGAATGCGCGGAACGGCGTAGGCGGCGCTCGGACGCAATCCCTCCCCAACCAGTCCCTGCGCCGCCGGCTCGCTCCGCTCAAGTCAAGAAAGGAGCGGATCATGACGAACGGTCGACGGACTCTGGGCCTTGCGCTTTGCGCGAGCCTTATGCTCGCCGGTCTCGCGGTCCCGACGGTCGCGGACCCTTGGAACACGCAAGAGCTGCGCCCCTTGCGGGCGACGAGCTTCGAGCTGGGTTCGCAGAGAGTCCTAGCCTTCTTCGTTCCGGCCGAAGGTCAGTGCAAGGTGACGCTGATGATTGCGGACGCGCGCGACGACGCGGCGCCGAAACCTGGCTCGCGTCTCTCTTTGCGCATCGAGCCCGGGCGTAGCGCCACCTTTGACGGCCGCGACGGGCAGTCGCTGCGTCTCGCTTGCCGAGCGGAGGCTTCGGGGCTGCTGACCTCCAGGATCAAAACCCTTGCGGCCAGCGCCAACGACGAATGAGGAGAGATCCTCGACCGTCACGCGCACGCCATACTGCAGTGCAGCAGACCGCGCGTGGCGGCCTCTTGAAGATCGTGGGGCGGCAGCAGACCGCAGAATTCTTTGACATCGGTCAAGAGAAAGGAACCGAGATGAGCAAGGCTTCGCGAATGGTTGCGGCGGCGCTGGCGCTCGCCGTCTCGCTCGGCGGGAGCGCAAGCTTCGCCGCCGACGGGAACTGGGAAAGCACGATGATGAAGCCGACGCGGGCGAAGAGTCTCGATGTCGGAACGAAGCATGTCATCAGCTACTTCGTCAGCGCTGACGGCGCTTGCCGGCTGACGGCGATGATCGCAGACCGAAGCGACGATGAAGCCGCGGCCGGGGCGGCGCAGCTTCAACTCACGGTTGAGCCGGGCAAGACGGCCCGGATCGCCACGGCTGACGGCAATTCGCTGCGCTTCATTTGCCTCGGCCGCGCCGAGTGGATGACGGCGACGGTCGTCAATCGGGTCGCGCTGGGGGCGCCGGCGCAATAACTGAGGATCGGGCGGCGCGATTGGAAATCGCGCCGCGGTCTAATTCGTGCGGCGCGCCCTTGTTTGCGCGCCGCTTTTTCTTTTTTGCGAGCTTTGTCCAGACGCTTTGGCCGCTAGCGCGTTTCCCGCTCGAACGGAATCGTTCGAGCGATAGGGAATCGCGCCAAGTCAAAAAGTTAGAGCATGTCATGACCGGAAAACCGCTTCGCACTTTTCCGTGACATGCTCCAGAATTCTCATTTCATAAATCTTCATAGGCTAGCTATCTTGCACCTGTTCATCGCCGCGCGGCGCGTCGAGCGCGGGCAGAAGCGATCTCGCCATGGCCAAGACCATCCTCATCGTCGAGGACAATGAGCTCAATATGAAGCTCTTCAGCGATCTGCTGGAGCGGAGCGGCCATGTGACGCTGCGCGCCAAGACCGGCGTGGAGGCGGTGGCG
Protein-coding sequences here:
- a CDS encoding TIGR00282 family metallophosphoesterase codes for the protein MRLLFLGDVVGRSGREALTSRLPGLREVWRLDFVVVNAENAAGGFGITEAICEELLEAGADCITLGNHAFDQREALSYINRQPRLLRPLNYPSGTPGRGAGIFDAASGARIYVANVQGRVFMEQLDDPFAAIDRELKRIGDAHEADAILIDMHAETTAEKMALAHFVDGRASLVAGSHTHAPTADAQILVKGTGYISDAGMCGDYDSVIGMRKEEPIRRFLEKTPGARYEPATGEGTLCGVGVDVERGTGLAVRIAPLRLGGRLSQCWPEFWGAP
- a CDS encoding acetolactate synthase 3 large subunit is translated as MSKEMTGAEMVVEALKDHGVDTLFGYPGGAVLPIYDVLFQQETVRHILVRHEQGAAHAAEGYARSSGKVGVLLVTSGPGATNTVTGLTDALMDSIPVVCITGQVPTHLIGSDAFQECDTVGITRHCTKHNYLVRSVDDLCRVLHEAFYVASSGRPGPVVIDIPKDVQFARGRYSPPHNVHHKTYQPQLDADMALIREAVAMMAAAKRPVFYTGGGVINSGPAASTLLRELVRLTGFPITSTLMGLGAYPASGEHWLGMLGMHGTFEANNAMHDCDLMIAIGARFDDRITGRLDAFSPGSKKIHVDIDRSSINKNVKVDLAIVGDCGHVLEAMVRLWRSEAMHAEQPPLEEWRNQIDVWRAKKSLAFRSSTTTIKPQYAVQRLYELTKGRDAYVTTEVGQHQMWAAQHYHFEEPNRWMTSGGLGTMGYGLPAAIGVQLAHPKSLVIDIAGEASILMCIQELSTAIQYRLPVKVFILNNEYMGMVRQWQELLHGGRYSHSYSEALPDFVKLAEAFGAKGIRCYEPKDLDAAILEMIDHDGPVLFDCVVEKSENCFPMIPSGKAHNDMLLADLSDDAGVDLGAIIDERGKMLV
- a CDS encoding nuclear transport factor 2 family protein, with the protein product MSNLVSGADRGLETEAFAAEWIAAFNALDLERVLSHYAEDIVLVSPVAIERLGRDDGEVRGKTALRAYFATGVYPGSPLKFSLRNCYRGVASVVLEYDRHDGRRGAEFMELDEDGLIKRVVAHYVSTGSKDR
- the ilvN gene encoding acetolactate synthase small subunit, producing the protein MNAPASPPSPYSAATKLSNVEAHTLSVLVDNEPGVLARVVGLFSGRAYNIDSLTVAEVAHAEHLSRITIRTLGAPETIEQIRHQLERLVPVRKVTDLTLGGRSLERELSMVKVKGRGDDRTDALQLAEAFRARVVDATTESFIFELTGKPEKIDEFVDLMRPIGLVEVSRTGVAAISRGPDPI